One Veillonellales bacterium genomic window, GACAAATTTATTTCAATTATAATTCCCCCTGATTTTTAACCGGCTGTCCGCATTCACCGCCAGTGCCGCGTAAAATATCTATGGCATGCGGCAGCAACGGTAGAATAACATGCAAACATTCTCTGACCGCTTTAGGGCTGCCCGGTAAATTAACAATCAGGCACTTGCCGCGAATACCGGCCACTGCCCGGCTTAACATGGCCCGGGGAGATTCGGCAGAGCTTTCCCGCCGCATGGCTTCGGGCAAGCCGGGAATAGACCTTTCTATCACTCTAAGCGTAGCTTCAGGAGTTACATCTCTCTTGGAAAACCCCGTCCCGCCGGTAGTTAAGAGTATGGCGACGCCAAGTTCATCGGCCATCTCTATCATGGCCTGCGCTAACATCTCTTGATCGTCAGGCAATAGCCGGTAATCAATGACCCTTCCCTGTATATCCTTAATAAGCGTTTCAATTTCCCAAACGCTTTTATCTTCCCGCTCGCCTTTGGCTCCTTTATCGCTGGCAGTGATAATACCGACAGGAATGCCCGTCCAAAAATCAATACTGTCCCCTGCCTTTACCCTGCCGCCAACCAGCACACGAGTAAATATGCCTTCTTTCGGCATAATACAGTGACCCACTTGTTTGAAAATTTCACAGCCCTGATGGCACTCTTTGCCAATCTGCGTTACTTCTACCAATGCTTCACCGATGGTAAGATATGTACCGACAGGTATTGTAAACAGTTCCATCCCTTCTATTGTCAGATTTTCCGCAAAATCCCCCGGGGTTAAATCAATACCCTTTTCTTTACCGGCCTCCCGCATTTTTTCAATGCTGCTTACACTAAGCAAACTTACTTGTCTATGCCATTTACCGGCATGGGCATCTCCCTCCAGGCCCCAGCCTGCTATCAGTTTTCCCTCACCGACGCTTTCCTTGCGAACGCCTTTTTTCCTGCTGATACAAACCGCCGCTACCTTTCCTGGCATGGATTATCCTCCCTCTCAAACAGGCCGCTTTTACCGCCCTCTTTACGCAGCAAACATATATTTGCTATGACCATGGACCGGTCAACCGCCTTGCACATATCATAAATGGTAAGGGCGGTAACCGCAGCGGCCGTCATAGCCTCCATCTCCACCCCTGTCCGCCCGCTTACTTTAACAG contains:
- a CDS encoding molybdenum cofactor synthesis domain-containing protein produces the protein MPGKVAAVCISRKKGVRKESVGEGKLIAGWGLEGDAHAGKWHRQVSLLSVSSIEKMREAGKEKGIDLTPGDFAENLTIEGMELFTIPVGTYLTIGEALVEVTQIGKECHQGCEIFKQVGHCIMPKEGIFTRVLVGGRVKAGDSIDFWTGIPVGIITASDKGAKGEREDKSVWEIETLIKDIQGRVIDYRLLPDDQEMLAQAMIEMADELGVAILLTTGGTGFSKRDVTPEATLRVIERSIPGLPEAMRRESSAESPRAMLSRAVAGIRGKCLIVNLPGSPKAVRECLHVILPLLPHAIDILRGTGGECGQPVKNQGEL